The sequence below is a genomic window from Methylotuvimicrobium sp. KM2.
TCGGACCATGGGTAATCCTTACTGCAGACTCGGTACGGTTGACGTGCTGACCGCCTGCGCCGCTGGCCCGGTAAACGTCGATGCGCAAATCGGCCGGATTGATATCGATATCGATATCATCGTCGATTTCGGGAGATACGAAAACCGAGGCAAATGAGGTATGGCGGCGGTTGCCGGAGTCGAACGGCGATTTTCTTACCAATCGATGCACGCCGGTTTCGGTACGCAGCCAACCGAAGGCGTATTCGCCTTCGAACTTAATCGTTGCGCTCTTGATGCCGGCGACATCGCCCGGCGACTCTTCGATCAATTCGGTCTTGAAACCTTTCGCTTCGCCCCAACGCAGATACATGCGTTCGATCATCGAAGCCCAATCTTGTGCTTCGGTGCCGCCGGAACCGGCCTGAATATCGAGAAAGGCATTATTCGCGTCCATTTCGCCTGAGAACATGCGCCGAAATTCGAGTTCGGCGACTTTTCTTTCGAGTTGATCAAGGTCGTTCGCAACCGTATCGACGGTTTCTTCGTCTCCCTCTTCTACTGCCATCACTAGTAACTCTTCGGCGTCGGCGAGGCCGTGATCCAATTCGTTGATCGTATTGACGACTTTTTCGAGTTGCACCCGTTCCTTACCCATAGCTTGAGCCTGTTCGGGGTTGTTCCAAATTGAGGGGTCTTCGAGTTCTTTCAGAACTTCGACGAGGCGTTCGCTTTTGATATCGAAGTCAAAGATACCTCCTAAGCGCGTCGCCGCGGCTTTTGAGGTCGGTGATTTTGTTTTTGATAGGATTAATTTCTTGCATGAATTTTTATAATCTAATGAAACCGAAAGACCATTGGCCGAGCATTGACTCGCAATTAATCAGCCTCATGGAACAACATTAGATTATATACGATTAGCGCGTTTCATTCATAAACGAAAAACGATTGAACGGCTAATCCCAACGGTCGTCGCGAACTTGAATACGGTGGTTTTCGATACGCAAAGGAAAACAGGGGATGTCTTCATAAGCCGGCGCGGACTTGACAGCGCCGGTTTTGACGCAGAATCGAGCGCCGTGTCTCGGGCAAATGATTTCGTCTCCGTCGAGTTCGCCGCTGGCGATTTCTGCGCCGTCATGCGTGCATACATCCTCGATCGCGAAAAATTCGCCGTCTATTTTGAATATCGCGACGTCGGCGCCATCGACTTCAACAACGACATGTTCGCCATCGGCCAATGCATCTTGATCGACGACATCTATCCAATCGGACATGATAACTCCTCTCCTCTATTTTAATTTTTAACATACACATCGTAACGCAACAGTTTGCCCTGAAAACTCTGGCTCGGTTTGCCACCTAGCGGCTCTGCATAATCTGGGCTCTTGACGACCACTTTCTTGGCTGTCGCCTGCATCGCGGCTTCGAACAAGGCGTCCTTATCCGGGTCATCGCCGAGTAGTTCATGCAGGATCGTCATCGATTTTTTCGCCAATGCCGATTTTTTGCGTTTCGGCGGAAACATCGGATCGATATAGATGCAGTCGGGTTTCGGATCGAGCCCGGCGAAAACTTCAATAGCATTGCCGGCGATCAATTCGGGTAATTCGAGCGATAAGTTTTTGACCCACTCCAATTCGCCTAAACGCCGAAAAGCATCTTGCAATAACTCGACCATGACCGGCGAACGTTCGATGCAGCGCAAACGATAGCCCATTCTGAAAATATGCAGGCTGTCTTGGCCCCAACCGGTCGTCGCGTCGACGACGGTCTGCGTTTTTCGTCCCAAGGCTTGGCCAAGCGGCGTGTTTTTCGGCGCGGGCCAGGATCTTTGCTCGCCGGGCCGTGGTTCGATATCGACCGCCAGACCGCCTTTTTTCAGCAATTCCCGATCGAGCAATTTCAACGCGCCGTCGCGCCAGGTCAGAAAATAAGGCTCTTGATGATCACCGCCCCCGGTTCTGAGCGGCACATTCAGGCATTCGGCCAATTGTTGATAATCACCTAACTCGCCCTGCCCGGTATAGAGCACGGCCAGTTTGCCGATATAGGGATGTCCTGCCAATGAATTATCCTAAATTCGGCAATGTAACCATGAAACGCATGAAGTTATTGAAATATTTCAATAGGATATACATAAACGTTGAGTAACCTTTAAGGAGAACAAAACTGTTTTGCTAATGCATGGCAAACTATTGAATTAACTTCTTATTCTTCATGATCTTCATGGTGAAATGCTTTTTAGGATTACTCAGTCGAAACCGCTTGTTTTTCGTTCTTCAGCGCGGCGTCGAGCGTATGCCAAGCCAGAGTCGCGCATTTGACGCGGGCAGGATACTCTCTGACGCCGGCCAACACGGCCAGCTTGCCGACGGCTTCGAGATTGAACTGTTCGTCCTTGCCGGTCGTCATTTCGTGAAAAGTCTTGAACAAGGCTTCGGCTTCGGCTTCGGTTTTGCCTTTGACGATTTCGGTCATCAATGAAACCGACGCGGTCGAAATGGCGCAGCCTGAACCCTGAAAGCTCGCGTCTTCGATCACATCGCCGTTCATTTTTAAGTAGAGCGTCAGGCGGTCGCCGCACAGCGGATTGAAACCGTCCACTTTCCTATCTGCATTCTCGATGATCCTGAAATTACGCGGATTGCGGTTGTGGTCGAAAATGACCTCTTGGTAGAGATCTCTTAAATCGTCAAACATTAACCAAATACCTCTATTAAAGATTCTATGCCGTTCATCAATACATCGATTTCCTGTTTCGTATTATATATCGCGAACGATGCTCTCGCGGTTGCGGGCACTTCGAAAAAGTCCATGACCGGCATCGCACAGTGATGCCCGGCTCTCACCGCGATGCCTAAGCTGTCCAGCATCGTGCCGATATCGTGCGGATGGATTTTGTCCAGTACGAAGGATAGGATCGCACCTTTTTCTTCTGCTTCGCCGATGATTCGAAGGCCTTTGATTTTCTTCGCCTGTTCGGTCGCGTAATCGAGTAGCTCGGCTTCGTAAGCGGCTACAACATCCATGCCGATTTCGTTCAGATAATCGATTGCCGCGCCAAGGGCTATTGCGTCGGCGATGCCCGGAGTACCGGCCTCGAATTTATAAGGCAGCGTATTGTACTCGGTTTCTTCGAACGTGACTTTGCGAATCATGTCGCCGCCGCCTTGATACGGAGGCATCCTTTCCAGCAAGGCTTGTTTGCCGTACAACACGCCGATGCCGGATGGACCGTATAGCTTATGGCCGGAAAAAGCATAAAAATCGCAATCGAGATCGAGCACATCGACAGGCATGTGAGGTATCGCTTGTGCGCCGTCGAGCAGTACCGGAATGTTCTTTTCATGTGCGGCCGCGATGATTTGTCTGACCGGATTAATCGTACCCAAGGCATTAGACATATGAGCGACCGAGATCAGACGCGTTTTATCGCCGATCAATTTGAGGAATTCGTCGAGAATCAGTTCGCCGCGAAGATTGATCGGCGCGACTTTCAGTATCGCGCCGGTCTGCTCGCACAACATTTGCCATGGCACGATGTTGGAATGGTGTTCCATCCCGCTGATTAGAATTTCGTCGCCGGCTTTGACGTTGGCTTTGCCGAAACTTTGCGCGACCAGATTAATCGATTCGGTCGTGCCCTTTGTGAAAATGATTTCCTTGTCCGAACCGGC
It includes:
- a CDS encoding class I SAM-dependent methyltransferase, whose product is MAGHPYIGKLAVLYTGQGELGDYQQLAECLNVPLRTGGGDHQEPYFLTWRDGALKLLDRELLKKGGLAVDIEPRPGEQRSWPAPKNTPLGQALGRKTQTVVDATTGWGQDSLHIFRMGYRLRCIERSPVMVELLQDAFRRLGELEWVKNLSLELPELIAGNAIEVFAGLDPKPDCIYIDPMFPPKRKKSALAKKSMTILHELLGDDPDKDALFEAAMQATAKKVVVKSPDYAEPLGGKPSQSFQGKLLRYDVYVKN
- a CDS encoding non-heme iron oxygenase ferredoxin subunit gives rise to the protein MSDWIDVVDQDALADGEHVVVEVDGADVAIFKIDGEFFAIEDVCTHDGAEIASGELDGDEIICPRHGARFCVKTGAVKSAPAYEDIPCFPLRIENHRIQVRDDRWD
- the prfB gene encoding peptide chain release factor 2 (programmed frameshift) — its product is MQEINPIKNKITDLKSRGDALRRYLDFDIKSERLVEVLKELEDPSIWNNPEQAQAMGKERVQLEKVVNTINELDHGLADAEELLVMAVEEGDEETVDTVANDLDQLERKVAELEFRRMFSGEMDANNAFLDIQAGSGGTEAQDWASMIERMYLRWGEAKGFKTELIEESPGDVAGIKSATIKFEGEYAFGWLRTETGVHRLVRKSPFDSGNRRHTSFASVFVSPEIDDDIDIDINPADLRIDVYRASGAGGQHVNRTESAVRITHGPSGIVVQCQSDRSQHKNKDTAMKQLKAKLYEMEIMKRSEQQQALEDSKSDIGWGSQIRSYVLDQSRIKDLRTNVETGNTQAVLDGELDQFIEASLKSGL
- a CDS encoding cysteine desulfurase, which translates into the protein MTPFPIDKIRSDFPILNEKIRNKSLVYLDNAASSQKPNAVIDCISHVYRHDYANVHRGVHTLSVRSTDKFEGAREIIKDFINAGSDKEIIFTKGTTESINLVAQSFGKANVKAGDEILISGMEHHSNIVPWQMLCEQTGAILKVAPINLRGELILDEFLKLIGDKTRLISVAHMSNALGTINPVRQIIAAAHEKNIPVLLDGAQAIPHMPVDVLDLDCDFYAFSGHKLYGPSGIGVLYGKQALLERMPPYQGGGDMIRKVTFEETEYNTLPYKFEAGTPGIADAIALGAAIDYLNEIGMDVVAAYEAELLDYATEQAKKIKGLRIIGEAEEKGAILSFVLDKIHPHDIGTMLDSLGIAVRAGHHCAMPVMDFFEVPATARASFAIYNTKQEIDVLMNGIESLIEVFG
- the sufU gene encoding Fe-S cluster assembly sulfur transfer protein SufU; its protein translation is MFDDLRDLYQEVIFDHNRNPRNFRIIENADRKVDGFNPLCGDRLTLYLKMNGDVIEDASFQGSGCAISTASVSLMTEIVKGKTEAEAEALFKTFHEMTTGKDEQFNLEAVGKLAVLAGVREYPARVKCATLAWHTLDAALKNEKQAVSTE